AAAGTTGGTCAATTCCATCCCAGTCAGAAATCACAAATCCCTGCAGCAGAGTACAAAATGATGCTTATCTAGACATACAACATTTAATGTTAAAGAAACTCTGCACTTTGAATAAACCAATAAAATATATGGAAGGTTACTTGAAGTTCATTCAAATGTTTGCACAGTTACATCTTACTGATGACTAGGAAGCATTCAGGATATCAAAATTCTAACATATAGTCCATCACAATATGCAATATTATCTTTATGCCGAAATGACTGATTATAATTAGTTGAGAAGAGACTAATAGGAATCGGTAGGGGTAGGTCTTCGGTCCCTCTTTTCCAGTAGGAAATAGTGCAGACTATGTGGGTTCCTTACCCTAAAACCTAGCTTATCTTTCAAGATTTCTGTGAGGAGAAAACTGTGTCCATGTAGTCTCTGTCCATTCCAGCTGTTATAGGACACCATAATAGTGGAAACTCCTTGAGAAATACAGTCTAGATAAGGGCGCATATGAATCCTCTCTAAGTCGTCATAAGAGGATATATTATTGCCCTCATTGACACCTTTCTTTGTTCCCCCTTCTCCAACAAAATGCTTGGCAGATGCAATAATGTTGTTTCTGAAATATACAAAAGTAAGAAAAAGTTCAAATATCTGAGATTACTTCCAATGGGACTTAAGTATTTGAATGCAAGAACATGGTAAGCATAAGTTGTGAACCTCCAAGAACTCGATTTTTCCTCAATTAGTatacaattttgaaaataattatttgattttatttgaaaCAAAGATGATTAAAGACATGTTATCAAATTCAGATAAGATGCAATATGTTTCATGAAAGAAGTATGCATGGAAAATTATTGACTAATAACTCTCCTTTCACTTTCTACCTTCCTGCTACAAAAGGGTAGCCCTTTGGGTATCCCTGGGGTGGCTGCCCCTGCAAGCCTGAAACAATAGAAGTCATCTTGCTTACAATTTCTGTGTCTTCACTGTAACTCTCGTAGCATCTTCCCCATCTGGGATCTTTGCACACCTGTCAAACTCAGAATCCATTCAAGTGAATTTCTTCACAAACCCATTCAATTCATGCCTCAATTTATTATCTTACATTTATACCTACAGTTTTATATGCTACAAATTTACCAAAATTCATGGCTTAAAAGAGTgtaaaaagaacaagaaagacCCAAAAggttgtataatttttttttttttccacaaaagaaacaaattttggaGTTTGAAGTTTTAGTAGATACGCCATAACTTTTGCAATCCGATAAACTGCAGTCTAAACTTAAAACAGATAACGAGTACTGAATCCATAATGACTTACAGCCACACAGGGAGCAAAAGTATAGTGAATGCCACAGGCCCTGGCTTCAAGAGCAGTTGCCACACCAATCCTTCGAGCCAAATCTGCATCTCTATCacacacaaacgcacacacagtTCAAAAGTTAGTGGAAATGGAAGACTACCAagacttttctttttgtttcgttcttatgtttttctcctttattGTCATTCTGAGTCGTCATAAATCAGGATTCCAAGTTTCAAACAACTGTGTTTCATCAGATTTGAACTTAGAAACTCTTCCAGCACAAAGTTGTGATTACCTTATATCATTAGACCAAATGGTCAGTGCTgcaaatttaatctaattataGTTTTTCCACTATTCTCTTAGTGatcaaacaaaaacatcaaaatttaAACCAATCAAGAAACGAATCATTAATGAATAAGCAGTCTTGAAAAATGAAACACACTAACCCAGTGGCGCCAAGACCAACATTGTGAGGGAATATGGCGGCACCAAACACATTACCATTCCCATGAACCGCATCAGTCCCATATATGAGGGGGATGCCAAGCCTAGACTCCAGCGCTGACCTCTGAAACCCATCTACCATATCCGACCAGTCCGACGGAGAAGCATTCTCAACCGGCAAGCTGCCCGGAGCACTGAATATGCTCCCTaccataataatatatatactccATGAAGTCTACCATCAATGACAtgggacaaaaaaaaaatctataccagatagagagagagagtaccgaTGGAGAGGTCTTTAATGGCAGCTGGGGTGGCGACCTGGCTCTCGATTTGGGTCATCTGGCCGACCTTCTCTTTCAAAGTCATACGAGAAAGGAGTTGTTTGACGTGAGCTTCAATGACTTCCTCCTCTACTTTGGCCATCTTGAGCTAACTAACCAACCTCTTTCATCTCAGCTGCTTTAATGGGTTCTTCTACTAGAAGTTGCAGTTTAAAGTTAGGTTGTAGTGTTCAATGATGTTCTATATATGATAATCAAGATGCTTTAAAAGCTCGAGCCAAggaaacaatttttattttttaatttttttaattttcaagtttttaatACTAGTGGAAAAGTGAAAAGgaagaattatttttttaaaatatcctCCGTACACTTTGTATgttaaatatttgaaaattattcttcttttccGTTTGAGCGGGCAGAAGGTTGTGCTTTGTGGTCGTCCTTTTTTCAAGTATTCTAGTCATGTTCTGTTTCAAGAAAACACTGAACAAGTGTTGCCTTTTACTTTTGTGACTTCCTTTTGTGAGGTAGTGCGCATCAAGTGTTGTGACTTGCCTTGTTGAATTGTAAGTCTCTAGCTGATTAGAATTAGTGAAATAAGCTATGAGTTTAATTGTGTATTCACTTGAGCTTTATTATTGCCAAGTGTGAGGCCAAGAATGTAAGGCAAACAATGCCATGTGTGATGATCCTAATAAATATCTAGATGTGTGGCTGAGATCTTTTTTGATGTAAGAAAAATGATCCAGCTATGACTGCTAACAGATATATTCCTTGCACGATGTGTGTGAGAaagttttgttttatgaaGTAAGAAAGCAATATTCTCTGTTGCTCTCTGGAGAGATGAGAGAACATTCATTCTCTTTGTgatctttgtattttttctttctactttAATCCCcttcttcattttcatatCCATTGAAACTCCATAAACCAGAATCAAAGGAACACTAACATGcctcactctcactctctctctctctctctctctctctctctctctctctctctctctctctctgtatatatgtataattattCATGGTTGTAAGTGTTAGAATATTAGGAAAATTTGGtaacaatcaaataaaatgGAGAATAATAAGGATATAGTCAATGGACTAGTTCTGTTTTGAGCTTAGTCatatgtttttgaatttttgttagcTTGAGGTCAATGGGCCTTCACAAGGGCTTTAAGGcttgtttaatttgtattttaatttacGTTTCTACCATGTTATAACTAAAAACATGCCAAAAtcactcaaaaataaaattcaaacgTGAGATTTGATATCTGATCAGATGCACCAACCTACAATGTCGACCCTGTGGGAACAAATATTTCAGCGACCAATGAGTGAGTGACAcgtggaaaaggaaaattccctaggtcaaataatcattctaattaaattctatttaattagggagataatatttgatttaaaatgGGAATATTTCCCTAAATCAAGGAAGAGATTTCCAccaaatctccttgattaattccAATCTCctattttttgggtaaaaataATCATGATTAAATAAGGATTATTCTTCAAACCCTCGAAGGCACGagctctataaatacatggctacaCAACATACACATGAGGTAAGTCTAAACTTAATTCTGAAAACCCTAgagaactctctctctctctctctctctccttcacaTGGTTCCGGCCACCCGTCTCTCTCCGTGATAGATGACCTCCAACCATTTTGTTACTTTGTCGTATCTTCCTAAGATCCAAttaactaacttaggcatcggagggcttTTGGTCAACACCCCCTGGGTGTGGTCCATTGACCTAGATTTGTTTTACAGTAAGCGagcaggaagaagaagaagggagtTCGAAGGGTGAAGAATCAATCAGCGAATATTCCCCCGTGTGGATATTTGCATAAACattttggtgctttcattgaaaGCATCAAGTTATACTCAATGCATCGCTCTTGAATCAAATGAATCTATTTCCTCATATTCAACACTGAACcaaagccttccaaacaaccatggttggaagcaagcgCACGAGAAGCAAGGCTGTTGTGACTCCGAGACGTACCCTAACCATCGCAAAGACGCAGTGTCGAGCCATCCACCACGCTCCGCCTTCGAAACCACGAATTTTCCTCTTAGCCTCGTGGCCATGGGTACGACTCCACATGCCAGCACCATGGCTATCACCACTGTTCCAAACATCACTTCTGCTCCTTCACTAGCCCTGTGGCCGAGAGCACCTTTTCGGCACACACCATCGCACCTCCTCGTGGCCTCACGTCCAGCACTAACTTGCAGCAGCAAAACCTTGCGGCCGGATCCAACAACCATCCCTTTGGCCCCATGGTCAAACTAGGGAATTACCCTCAGGGGTCCACAGTTGGATCCAAAGCGCATATTCAAGGTGGTGTCACCACCGTCCATGGCTATTTTGCCTCCACCATAAGTCACGACCCAATCTTGGAGCAAGTACTACCATTCCCTCATTTGCCGgtgcacttgacatttgcTCCCTATGCCTCCAACAAAACCCTAGCCCATGTGCAATTGGGCTCCATACAATTCTCTCTTCTTGATCCTCGCAATCAACCATACCTCAATCTCAAAGTCGACGAGTTAACTTAAAGAATAGACAGCCAAAATAACTTGGTTGGACAACTTCTCAAACAAATTGATTTGGTCTGAGACCTTGGCCTTAGATTCCAAAGCGAAGAGAGAATTATGGATAAATGCACCAGCAAGCAGTTCAAGAGGTCTCAATTAGGTCGAGCAAGAACCAGCAGGTGATGAGGAAAATAAGAACGCGTTTTTCAGCACTAAGGCATGTTGCAAGCATTAACAAGCCCTAACCAAAGTAGATCAAGCCTCCATTCAAGATTaggtgtaacaccccgactccaaattaaatgtttatcTTAATCGATTTAAATAAagttacgaatttacccttgggataggggtaaattggtcactttcttcttccgAAGGATTTTGGAACCGTGGATGGTATTTCTGGGTAGGtggtactgagacgaattcgtagacacgcggtaggcttgaatcggagttgtaacgaaaaagttacgggCAAAACATTGTTagtggcaaacttgtaaatatttcaaaaaattttggtaaaaatcagattttttcctcagttctctctctctcctcgcgcgcgacactctctctctcctcagtctc
Above is a window of Prunus persica cultivar Lovell chromosome G2, Prunus_persica_NCBIv2, whole genome shotgun sequence DNA encoding:
- the LOC18786211 gene encoding uncharacterized protein LOC18786211 isoform X2, encoding MAKVEEEVIEAHVKQLLSRMTLKEKVGQMTQIESQVATPAAIKDLSIGSIFSAPGSLPVENASPSDWSDMVDGFQRSALESRLGIPLIYGTDAVHGNGNVFGAAIFPHNVGLGATGDADLARRIGVATALEARACGIHYTFAPCVAVCKDPRWGRCYESYSEDTEIVSKMTSIVSGLQGQPPQGYPKGYPFVAGRNNIIASAKHFVGEGGTKKGVNEGNNISSYDDLERIHMRPYLDCISQGVSTIMVSYNSWNGQRLHGHSFLLTEILKDKLGFRGFVISDWDGIDQLCEPEGSNYRLCISLAINAGIDMVMVPFRYEQFIEELIYLVESGEIPMSRIDDAVERILRVKFVAGLFEHPFTDTSLQDIVGCKMHRDLAREAVRRSLVLFKNGKDPMEPFLPLEKNAKRILVAGTHADDLGNQCGGWTATKYGSSGRITIGTTILEAIKKAFGDDTEIIYEKYPSTETLARQDITFAIVAVGEAVNVQNGTKYMGT